caaAGCTGATCTGATAAGTCAAGAGACCAATTACCAAAGAAAACAAATTCAGACAAATTGTCCAAAAAAATTCTGATTCTTAAAAATAACATTTAGGGATTTAAACACACCTTTAGGGATTTGGGGTTTTCACTTGTGTAGAGTTGAAAGTGTTTAGTCCAACATGAGGGGCTGATAGGACCACGCTGCTTTAGAGATACTCTGCTGGAAACACAAACACATGTATGAAGATATCAGACCAAGCAATTACAGCTAATTCACATTCCTTTAAGTGTTGACCTGAATGCTATTGGCACCAGTCAGATTCTATGAATTCTTAAAATGTTATCATAATTTAACCCCCCTCATAAAAAACAAATGACTTTGCATACCTTTTCATCCAGAGGCTCACGTGTCACAACGAGCTACGGATTCTGATTCATACGCGGTGTCTGGAGAAGGGGAGACTTGTGCACTGAGACGAGTTGACTGAGTGAGAGGGTCACTCACAAAACAGAGGACGAAAACAGAAAAACTATTCCGATCGAACTGCAGTTCCTCGCAATAAAATGACAGCTCTAAGAATGTCAGTGGAAGtatccttaaaaaaaaaaaaaaatatgtgaaAATAATCTTAGTTTACGGTAGAATAACTCCCTGTTCAAAAAAGGAACATATTGGTAACAGTAAGGCAGGTCTGGATACAGTCTCTAAATCTTTCCACAAAAAAATGGAATATATTGGTAACAGTAAGGCAGGTCTGGATACAGTCTCTGAATCTTTCCACAAAaaaaggaaaaaataaataaaaaaatagcccactgataaaaaaagaaaaaatatgATCCATCATAGTAGGTTATTTCACTAATGCTACTACTACATACTCTTAgaaaataaaacatctttgtCTTTTTATTTCTGACAAAAAAAAGGATCAGAGGTTCTTCTATAGAGGCTTGTATTTGTAGTGGAGTTCGTTTCGTCAATGAATACGTcgtaaaagaaagaaagaaaacaaataaaAGTCTGGCAATAATCCTGCTGTATTCAGTCTCTACAGCAAGACCAGACATCAGAGGTTAAACAGGAAGGAAGGCCAAGGGAATCTGCACAAATCCACGATTCAAAGACTAAACCCTTAATGCAAATACATTGTCTCCCTATTTTCACTTAATCCTAAAAATACTAGTGCTCCTCCTTCTTGTGTACCAATTTCTGTTTTTCCAGTTAGGCTACATCCTGTCCAGACTGAAGCTCCATCCTGTCCAGACTGAAGCTCCATCCTGTCCAGACTGAAGCTCCATCCTGTCCAGACTGAAGCTCCATCCTGTCCAGACTGAAGCTCCATCCTGTCCAGACTGAAGCTCCATCCTGTCCAGACTAAAACTACACCCTGTCCAGACTAAAACTCCATCCTGTCCAGACTAAAACTCCATCCTGTCCAGACTAAAACTCCATCCTGTCCAGACTAAAACTCCATCCTGTCCAGACTGAAACTCCATCCTGTCCAACAATATCAATCTTTTTCTCACTTTTTTTTCAGGCAAATGATAAACTGGCGTTTCACAGCGAGCAGATCAGACTTTTCTTTCCATCTTGTACCCCCCCCCCCTGAGATCTCAGTCAGGAAGTAAAGGAAGCGCTTTTCTTTTCCCTGGCAGATCCATCTCATCTCAATGAGGTTCTACTTGTCTGACAACTTTCTTTTCCTTCTTGGCTATAAACATGTATTTATCCTCATTAAACCCCTTTTTCCCCTGGTTACTTCTGTCAAGTTTATGGTATTTTGTCTCGAGTGATTCTGCATTGGACCGTCTGGTTAGATCTGTGAAGTTGGCTCGGTTTTACTTCCGAAAGGACCACTTTCTGCAGCTGGTAGTGGTGACTGTGGAAGGCTGAATACATTTCCAGTCAGAATATTACTGGGTGTTGATCCATGCCATGATCCATCTTTGATCAAATGCTCTTCAGATGTTCTGACGGTATCTTGGGTCTTTTTCAGAAATAAACCAGTTTGACCTCAGAGTGAAGATtctgactcctcctcctcctttatgCAGATCTCAGCAGGTCCATTATCCCGGTCAAGCATCGCTGCTTCATCACTGGAGACTGTTTCAGCTGTCTCCACGGAGATAGTGTCTTTACCATGATGAGGATAAACCAGCCTTGCGTTTTGTTCCATAtttttgtcaggaaaatcatcTGAAAGCGCAGTTGTTTTTGCTTGGCTTTTAAGCACACTCGGTATTATGAACACCTCTTTTGAGATTTCTCTTTTTCTCACAAGCTCAGATTTGTGTTTCTGAACCATTTGTTTCACTTTACAGCAAATATGCAGTGGAAATAGATCACGTCTCTGATTTTGCAAACTAAAATCAAAATTGTATTTTAGAATATCAATGAGAATGCgcccactttttttttttttatgatggGATTTTACCCCTGCATATTTATGCACCTCAAATATGACACCGTTTGTCAGTAAATTCAATTCCAGTTTCTGTTTAGATGGTTTGGATGTGACATCTAGGTCCACACCTATTTCCTCACAGAGTGGGTAGCACGCTATGGTTTTCACCATATTTATGGTGTGAGACGTCACATTTGATTGGTCCAAGTTGCTAACGTCAATTTGCTTTGTTTCGTCAGTACAAAGTGCAAGGTCAGTCTCATCAGAGATTCTCTCTATTTTGACAAGACGAGGTTCTATTTGTACTACTTCAGAGAAATGGCCTCCCTCGGTCTCCTTGGTTACTAACATGTCCATGTCTTTCTTCTTCCTCATTAAATTCAATCTCCTCCTTTTCGATACTTCTTTCATTTGGTATTTCGGCTCAAGTGATGCTGTAGTGACCTTCTGGTTAGTGGACATCTCCGCAGGGTTCTTTCGTTTGCGTGACTTCTTTAAGAAAGCTTCATTTTCAAGTCCCAATCTCCATGTACGTTTTTTACCTGTCTTGCGCCGTAAAACTGCTCTTAACCTTCTCATAATATCTTCGGCCAGCTCAGTTTTCCCACTTTTTAAATCCAAATCAAAATTATGCTCGAGAAACTCACACACAACCTGCTTCCGATTTCCACACACTTGTGAGGCAAAATCAGCCAATTCAAACATTACATCTCTGGTCAATAGATGCAAGTCAAGTTTCTTATTTTTCCCATATTTTGATTTCACAACAAGGTCAAGTCCTTTTCCCTTACAGATCGGGTAGAGTTCCCTCAATGCTTCTTCTACAGTAGGCATCATGAAGGATTGATCCATTTTTATATCTGTCTGAGTTGGGAAGGTTTCCGTCTGGACATGTTGAGGACAGACGATGCCCATATAAGGCTCATACCTTGTGCAGGTATCATTACGTCCATTTTCAGGGCCAAGGATTGCCGTCTCATCAGCACACCGTGTCACATCTGTCTCAGTGGAGAAGCTCTCAGTCTtcacatgcagaggagagatcAGGCCCACAACAGGCTCCTCCTTTATGCAAACGTCAAAAGGTGTAGGATTTGACAAGCTGTTTTGCAAATAGAACTGTGCCCATTTAAGGGAGTATTCCAAAACTGTAACTGTCTTTGGATCAGGAAGGTCAAAGACTTCTGTTAACCACTCAGGTGTTCTCTTAGAATGCATCTTCAGCATTTCTTTTAATTTCTTTTCTACCCTGTGTGAAAAGTCATATTGTTGTTCATTTTGTACACCAAGAACAAAGTTGTAATCTAGAATATCAAAGATAACATGAGGGCGAGATCTATTAATGATTCTAGCATATTCTGACACCTCAAGCATTACACCAACTGTCAGTAAATGCAAATTCAGTTTCTGTTTCGCTCCAGATCCAACATTGAAATCTACACCGATCTCCTTGCACTTGACATATGGATCTTTCCAATATCTCGTAAACTTTCTTAGGTTGGGTCTTGAGTAACTGCCACGACACTGACGTATCCATTTATCCTCTAACGTTTTCCGCCATTGTCGTCTTTGACTTAAATTGGCATTGTAGTCTTCCTCTTCATCAGAGGGAAAGTTCAATGGCTCACAATATTCCGGAAGAATAGGCCTAGTAGATACAGCTAAATGACAGTCGTTTTCTGGAGCAGGTGAGGTTAGCACAGAATGAATGGCAGTACTAGGGCTTGGGATATTAACATTGTCAGAGGGCAATTTATTATTGGTCTGTGTTTGCCTAGAAACCTGTGAAGTTGGGTTGATTTGAGCTTCAAAATAACCACTGAAAGTGGATGCATGTCCTGTCAGAATATCACTGGACGGTGCTAAATGCCATGACTGCTCTTTGATTGAATTCCCTTCAGATGTGCCGATGGTATCTTGATCTTTACAGAAATAAACCACTTTGACAGCCCTGTTCTCCCCATCACTTGCTCCGGTCCCGGTCATTTCAGGAAAAAGACGTAAAATCTGCCCGTGGCTTGTTGTTTGGGGACTGATGGGAGGTACATGTGAATGCTCTTTCAGTAAACCCACATGGTAACCTGTTTCTGTGTTTTCTGACAATGTTGAATTTGGGTAATCTACCCAGGCATTAATCGAATCAGACCAAATTACTGTATGGGatatctccctctcatcttcctctAGTTTAACGTCAACATCCATTTTGGACCAATGTCTCTACAAAGTAATCAAAAACACCCCGATGACATTCCTCTCCACATGAACTAGACAGATAATGTAATTTCCACTATATAAATTACCTGGCCAAATGCCTACATCGTATTTGGAGATGTCGTTATCTAACCATGAGAAACACTCTTCGCGCCACTTCGATACAGTTACGACCGGAAGTTACTTTTTCGTAGCAGATTAGTACAAAGTATTACGCAACGGGTTTATGAAATTCAATGTTGCAGGTTCGGACAATTTGGTTAAGGTTATGAAAAATAATTAGGGATGGCAAAACTGCCCTCCTAACTTGCTATTAAAATAATTTCGGGTCGTAGCTCTTATCAAAATGGCGAGTAAAATAACTATGTTAGTTGTCCGTAACCTGCTAACTAAACGCTTTACCTTTACAGGTGATGGGTAACTGCAAATCCCTTGGCCTTCATTCTATTTAGATAAATGTTGAAAAATATTTCCAAAAACGTCGTATACTAGCTAGTACACTGAAAACGTAGCAGTACGCACCGGAGTGGAATATTTTACGGAAGCGTTTTGAAGTCGACGTCTGAGGGTTGTGGCTCCAGGAAGTACAGGCGGAAGTGATGTCATATTCCTTATTTTTTCGCCATGCGATTTGGTCTCGGCTAGAAAGGGGTACAGCTATGGACAGAAGTtgatatttatatttattttatcaaACAAATCGAAGTACTTGTTTCTCTCCAAATGGGTATAGAATACAGCCTTTTAGTTTCAAGTAAGGGCTTTTTACACTATTAGAATGCACGTTCACGTCATTGTGTGTGCTGGTACAGGCTGCTGCACCTACAATGGAGTGAATTATAATATGAACAAACAGCATtgacattgacattttagtcattttgcagacactcttatccagagtgatttacaggaaCAATTAGGATTACGTGCCTTGCTCAAATGTACCTTGGCAGATGTGTTACCTAGTCGGCTAGGgtattcggttactggcccaatgctatTAACCTCTAAGCTACCTGCATTACCAAGGGGTTCACATTTTTCCAAATAGGGTCCCCTGCATTTTCTAGTGTCAATTTGGGGTCATCTGCAGAAAAAGTTTAGGGACCCCTGACATAGCAGCAAGGCCGGTTACCGACCAGACACGCAGGGCATTAGCCTGGTGGCCACTACTTTTTATGTCAAGTGTATTTCACCATGTCTCAACAGACTTTACAGaacaaattatttaaaaaaaatattgaattatAATAGTGAATGAATAAAAACAAGACACAACAATGGTCATGGAATAGAGTTCAAAGATGACCAGTCTGGCAGGAAATCAGAAGACAGGGATGACAGGGCTGACAGGGATGATAACGGTTGATCTGGCTCAGGTTAAAGGAGACATGCCATTCCACAgattattttttttcttcaccaAAGAAAACAAGTGATACACAACAAATACAGACAAAACCTGGACACATCACATCAACTGAACAAAACAACGAGGAAGTAGAGGTTATGTTTACAATTACAGCGTGTCAGAGAACATTCCCAGTGGCATCCATCACATTCAAATTGAATGTCAATAAGTCAGATGTGAAGTTTTAAGTGGACACTAGGGGGCAGTGTAACCACAAGGAACAGGTCAGATTGCTGAAGGACTTAAAGTCTTGTTCTCTGCATCTCAAAGTACACAGACTAGACacattatttacctttatttaactaggcaagtcagttaagaactaattcttatttcaatgacggcctaggattAGGTGGAGCTATTGTAAAAGTGACTCGGTTACCTGTTGTAGTCCTGTCAGGAACCAGACCAGTCCTGCTAGACACAGTGACTCAGCTACATGTTGTAGTCCTGCTAGACACAGTGACTCAGCTACCTGTTGTAGTCCTGCTAGACGCAGTGACTCAGCTACATGTTGTAGTCCTGCTAGACACAGTGACTCAGTTACCTGTTGTCGTCCTGCTAGACACAGTGACTCAGTTACCTGTTGTAGTCCTGCTAGACACAGTGACTCAGTTACCTGTTGTAGTCCTGCTAGACACAGTGACTCAGCTACCTGTTGTAGTCCTGCTAGACACAGTGACTCAGTTACCTGTTGTAGTCCTGCTAGACACAGTGACTCAGTTACCTGTTGTAGTCCTGCTAGACACAGTGACTCAGCTACCTGTTGTAGTCCTGCTAGACACAGTGACTCAGTTACCTGTTGTAGTCCTGCTAGACACAGTGACTCAGTTACCTGTTGTAGTCCTGCTAGACACAGTGACTCAGCTACCTGTTGTAGTCCTGCTAGACACGGTGACTCAGTTACCTGTTGTCGTCCTGCTAGACACGGTGACTCAGTTACCTGTTGTCGTCCTGCTATACACGGTGACTCAGTTACCTGTTGTCGTCCTGCTAGACACGGTGACTCAGTTACCTGTTGTCGTCCTGCTAGACACGGTGACTCAGTTACCTGTTGTCGTCCTGCTAGACACGGTGACTCAGTTACCTGTTGTCGTCCTGCTAGACACGGTGACTCAGTTACCTGTTGTCCTGCTAGACACGGTGACTCAGTTACCTGTTGTCGTCCTGCTAGACACGGTGACTCAGTTACCTGTTGTCGTCCTGCTAGACACGGTGACTCAGTTACCTGTTGTCGTCCTGCTAGACACGGTGACTCAGTTACCTGTTGTCGTCCTGCTATACACGGTGACTCAGTTACCTGTTGTCGTCCTGCTAGACACGGTGACTCAGTTACCTGTTGTCATCCTGCTAGACACGGTGACTCAGTTACCTGTTGTCGTCCTGCTAGACACGGTGACTCAGTTACCTGTTGTCGTCCTGCTAGACACGGTGACTCAGTTACCTGTTGTCGTCCTGCTAGACACGGTGACTCAGTTACCTGTTGTCGTCCTGCTAGACACGGTGACTCAGTTACCTGTTGTCGTCCTGCTAGACACGGTGACTCAGTTACCTGTTGTCGTCCTGCTAGACTTGACTCAGTTACCTGTTGTCGTCCTGCTAGACACGGTGACTCAGTTACCTGTTGTCGTCCTGCTAGACACGGTGACTCAGTTACCTGTTGTCGTCCTGCTAGACACGGTGACTCAGTTACCTGTTGTCGTCCTGCTAGACTCGGTGACTCAGTTACCTGTTGTCGTCCTGCTAGACACGGTGACTCAGTTACCTGTTGTCGTCCTGCTAGACTCGGTGACTCAGTTACCTGTTGTCGTCCTGCTAGACACGGTGACTCAGTTACCTGTTGTCGTCCTGCTAGACACGGTGACTCAGTTACCTGTTGTCGTCCTGCTAGACACGGTGACTCAGTTACCTGTTGTCGTCCTGCTAGACACGGTGACTCAGTTACCTGTTGTCGTCCTGCTAGACGCGGTGACTCAGTTACCTGTTGTCGTCCTGCTAGACGCGGTGACTCAGTTACCTGTTGTCGTCCTGCTACGCAGTGACTCAGTTACCTGTTGTCGTCCTGCTAGACACGGTGACTCAGTTACCTGTTGTCGTCCTGCTAGACACGGTGACTCAGTTACCTGTTGTCGTCCTGCTAGACACGGTGACTCAGTTACCTGTTGTCGTCCTGCTAGACACGGTGACTCAGTTACCTGTTGTCGTCCTGCTAGACACGGTGACTCAGTTACCTGTTGTCGTCCTGCTAGACACGGTGACTCAGTTACCTGTTGTAGTCCTGCTAGACACGGTGACTCAGTTACCTGTTGTCGTCCTGCTAGACACGGTGACTCAGTTACCTGTTGTCGTCCTGCTAGACACGGTGACTCAGTTACCTGTTGTCGTCCTGCTAGACACGGTGACTCAGTTACCTGTTGTCGTCCTGCTAGACATGGTGACTCAGTTACCTGTTGTAGTCCTGCTAGACACGGGGACTCAGTTACCTGTTGTCGTCCTGCTAGACATGGTGACTCAGTTACCTGTTGTAGTCCTGCTAGACACGGGGACTCAGTTACCTGTTGTAGTCCTGCTAGACGCGGTGACTCAGTTACCTGTTGTAGTCCTGCTAGACACGGTGACTCAGTTACCTGTTGTCGTCCTGCTAGACACGGTGACTCAGTTACCTGTTGTAGTCCTGCTAGACACGGTGACTCAGTTACctgttgtcttcctgtctgtGGTTCAGATGTTGGAGATAAATCATTAACCGTCTTGTACCACCATCATGTGGCCAAACTAATAGCAATGTATTAAAGGGGCAATTTGCAGTTGCTACATTATCTTGGGGATTGTAATTTTTTAAATGATATGTCCCCAATGATTCTAGAATAATATAATTAATACACGCCTAATGAGCATCGTTCAACTGTCTTACTCCATTACAACGCAAAAATATAAACTTGAATACTCCGTTGTTTgttaacaaacactgtatagcctctaaacatggttaaaactataattttcaCATCATGGATTGTCATTCTttgtatccatagctctgtctatgaatttgagagtggttgcatttctcaaGCCCCATcctctcagctgtttaccaaaacaatCGCATGGTGGCgtctttgttttttgttttttttaaatctgcagATTACCCCTTTAACGATTGGTGAAcgatttaattatttaattattaGAAAGTGGTTGTGGGTTTATCCCTGGTGGTTGCTTTTGGATATTTATCGTTTTATAATAAAGCCCTCTGCCGCCACCTGCTGGACAGATTAGATATTACAAGTGTAGATCGgagtgtgtatttgtatttattatggatcacaATTAGCTGACACCTTCTCTTCTTGGGGTCTGGCAATATTAAGggagttatacaattttaaaaacattacaatacatttgtaacagatttcacaacacacccAGCGTGTGTCCTCAGGTCCATACTCTACGACCACATCTCTATTGTCCCATTGCAGCAATATGTTGGACTAAAGACAAAAAAAACTCTCATCCCGATAGAGCGTCTTAGCTGTGTAGATGTCAGTTGTTTTATATAGAGAGGATGAGGATAGTCAGTTCAGTTCTTTGTCTTAGTATTTAaggtgctgcgtgtgtgtgtgtgtgtgtgtgtgtgtgtgtgtgtgtgtgtgtgtgtgtgtgtgtgtgtgtgtgtgtgtgtgtgtgtgtgtgtgtgtgtgtgtgtgtgtgtgtgtgtgtgtgtgtgtgtgtgtgtgttgtaatgcaTAATCACTTTACTGCGTACTGTTTGTATGTTGTCGTGTGTCCTGCTGGATTTGAGCTTTTAAACAATCAAAATGTACCAGACAAGATTGTGTCcttcctgcctcctgtctcttgtcttacagtcctccagtcctccagtcctccagtcctccagtcctccagtcctccagtcctccccccCCCTTCCGATCTAAAATAATATCCCCCCCCCAGGCTTGGCTTGAGATGAAGATGTGTCTGTCATATGGTCTGAACGTATTACTCATTACATCCACCCCCCCGTCCGCTATAATTAAATGTTTCCAATCTTTCTAATCTAAACATGTATTGTTCATTTTGTAATACAATCAAGGGACTTGCCTGCATGGATCCATTTGTGAATATTACGATCGTTTTCGTTCATTCTAACAATATCCGTTTCAGAGAATCACATGTAGTATCAAATGAATCGTCCACATTAATAAAGCCAGTCCCCCATTATTGATACATTTAAAGGGAAGTGATTCTACCTTCTTGGTCGTTCTCTTTAGTCACGTTGATGATTTTAGAGTTCCTTATGCATCATTATGCTTAAACTTTTAGTTGTGTTTGGGGCTGATGGAAAGAGCAGCCATTTTGTACAAATGATTCaccttttctatgtttttgtacaAATGATTCaccttttctatgtttttgtacaAATGATTCACCTTTTCTATGTGCGTCCTGACGGACGAGATATGTTTCCTGGAACATCGCAAtatcaacatgtttttttttgcatcAAGACAGCTGGGATGGTTTAGTAAGGACAGTTGAGGCCTAGCTAGCGTTGCCATTGTGTAAGGACAGTTGAGGCCTAGCTAGCGTTGCCATTGTGTAAGGACAGTTGAGGTCAAGCTAGCGTTGCCATTGTGTAAGGACAGTTGAGGCCTAGCTAGCGTTGCCATTGTGTAAGGACAGTTGAGGCCAAGCTAGCGTTGCCATTGTGTAAGGACAGTTGAGGCCTAGCTAGCATTGCCATTGTGTAAGGACAGTTGAGGCCTAGCTAGCGTTGCCATTGTGTAAGGACAGTTGAGGCCTAGCTAGCGTTGCCATTGTGTAAGGACAGTTGAGGCCAAGCTAGCGTTGCCATTGTGTAAGGACAGTTGAGGCCTAGCTAGCGTTGCCATTGTGTAAGGACAGTTGAGGCCTAGCTAGCGTTGCCATTGTGTAAGGACAGTTGAGGCCAAGCTAGCGTTGCCATTGTGTAAGGACAGTTGAGGCCTAGCTAGCGTTGCCATTGTGTAAGGACAGTTGAGGCCTAGCTAGCGTTGCCATTGTGTAAGGACAGTTGAGGCCTAGCTAGCGTTGCCATTGTGTAAGGACAGTTGAGGCCTAGCTAGCGTTGCCATTGTGTAAGGACAGTTGAGGCCAAGCTAGCGTTGCCATTGTGTAAGGACAGTTCAGGCCTAGCTAGCGTTGCCATTGTCTAAGGACAGTTGAGGCCTAGCTAGCGTTGCCATTGTGTAAGGACAGTTGAGGCCAAGCTAGCGTTGCCATTGTGTAAGGACAGTTGAGGCCTAGCTAGCGTTGCCATTGTGTAAGGACAGTTGAGGCCTAGCTAGCGTTGCCATTGTGTAAGGACAGTTGAGGCCTAGCTAGCGTTGCCATTGTGTAAGGACAGTTGAGGCCTAGCTAGCGTTGCCATTGTGTAAGGACAGTTGAGGCCTAGCTAGCGTTGCCATTGtgcatttctttattttttaaaaataagtGATATAATTATTGTAATTGTTATCTTTAGTGTTGATAAGCCTATGGATGTGTAACATAAAAAGCAGGACCTACAGGGAGACCCACTCATTGGTCGTTCCACACCCAGAACCATTCCACctcttcactcctcctccctctctcagctacTGGTGCAAAATTTACCTGATATTGTTCCTTTTAATACAGTGAACATCCCACCTTAATGTGATTTAATATGTTGACATTTCAAACAAAGTTAATTCAAAGTTATTTTGCAAGAGAAAGCcaagagaaagacaacataaagacaacataaagccAACATAAAGACAGgagaaagacaacataaagacaacataaagacaacataaagacaacataaagacaacataaagacaacagaaagacaacataaagacaacaaagacaacataaagacaacataaagacaacataaagacaacatcaagacaacataaagacaagagaaagacaagagaaagacaacataaagacaagagaaagacaagagaaagacaacataaagacataaaagacaacataaagacagaaagacaagagaaagacaagataaaaagacaacataaagacaagagaaagacaagacaacataaagacaacataaagacaacataaagacaacataaagacaacagaaagacaacataaagacaagagaaagacaacataaagacaacataaagacaacataaagacaacagaaagacaacaaaagacaacagaaagacaagaaaagacaacataaagacaagacaaaagacaacataaagacaagagaaagacaacataaagacaacatcaagacaacataaagacaacataaagacaacataaagacaacagaaagacaacataaagacaacaagaaagacaacataaagacaacagaaagacaacataaagacaacataaagacaacataaagacaacataaagacaacataaagacaacatcaagacaacataaagacaacataaagacaacataaagacaacataaagacaacagaaagacaacagaaagacaagagaaagacaacataaagacaagagaaagacaacataaagacaacagaaagacaagagaaagacaacataaagacaacataaagacaacataaagacaacataaagacaagagaaagacaacagaaagacaacataaagacaagagaaagacaagagaaagacaacataaagacaagagaaagacaacataaagacaacataaagacaacataaagacaacagaaagacaagagaaagacaacataaagacaagagaaagacaacataaagacaacataaagacaacataaagacaacataaagacaacataaagacaacaaaagacaacataaagacaacagaaagacaagagaaagacaacataaagacaacataaagacaacatcaagacaacataaagacaacaaaacatacaacataaagacaacaaaagacaagagaaagacaacataaagacaacatcaagacaacatcaagacaacatcaagacaacaaagacaacataaagacaacagaaagacaagagaaagacaacataaagacaacataaagacaacataaagacaacatcaagacaacatcaagacaacataaagacaacataaagacaacataaagacaagagaaagacaagagaaagacaacataaa
This genomic stretch from Oncorhynchus keta strain PuntledgeMale-10-30-2019 chromosome 29, Oket_V2, whole genome shotgun sequence harbors:
- the LOC118382879 gene encoding uncharacterized protein LOC118382879 is translated as MDVDVKLEEDEREISHTVIWSDSINAWVDYPNSTLSENTETGYHVGLLKEHSHVPPISPQTTSHGQILRLFPEMTGTGASDGENRAVKVVYFCKDQDTIGTSEGNSIKEQSWHLAPSSDILTGHASTFSGYFEAQINPTSQVSRQTQTNNKLPSDNVNIPSPSTAIHSVLTSPAPENDCHLAVSTRPILPEYCEPLNFPSDEEEDYNANLSQRRQWRKTLEDKWIRQCRGSYSRPNLRKFTRYWKDPYVKCKEIGVDFNVGSGAKQKLNLHLLTVGVMLEVSEYARIINRSRPHVIFDILDYNFVLGVQNEQQYDFSHRVEKKLKEMLKMHSKRTPEWLTEVFDLPDPKTVTVLEYSLKWAQFYLQNSLSNPTPFDVCIKEEPVVGLISPLHVKTESFSTETDVTRCADETAILGPENGRNDTCTRYEPYMGIVCPQHVQTETFPTQTDIKMDQSFMMPTVEEALRELYPICKGKGLDLVVKSKYGKNKKLDLHLLTRDVMFELADFASQVCGNRKQVVCEFLEHNFDLDLKSGKTELAEDIMRRLRAVLRRKTGKKRTWRLGLENEAFLKKSRKRKNPAEMSTNQKVTTASLEPKYQMKEVSKRRRLNLMRKKKDMDMLVTKETEGGHFSEVVQIEPRLVKIERISDETDLALCTDETKQIDVSNLDQSNVTSHTINMVKTIACYPLCEEIGVDLDVTSKPSKQKLELNLLTNGVIFEVHKYAGVKSHHKKKKSGRILIDILKYNFDFSLQNQRRDLFPLHICCKVKQMVQKHKSELVRKREISKEVFIIPSVLKSQAKTTALSDDFPDKNMEQNARLVYPHHGKDTISVETAETVSSDEAAMLDRDNGPAEICIKEEEESESSL